In Populus alba chromosome 1, ASM523922v2, whole genome shotgun sequence, a single window of DNA contains:
- the LOC118057974 gene encoding large ribosomal subunit protein eL32z, with translation MAVPLLTKKIVKKRVKKFKRPQSDRKISVKTNWRRPKGIDSRVRRKFKGCTLMPNIGYGSDKKTRHFLPNGFKKFVVHNVKELEVLMMHNRTYCAEIAHNVSTRKRKEIVERAAQLDVVVTNKLARLRSQEDE, from the exons ATGGCGGTGCCGTTGCTCACGAAGAAGATTGTTAAGAAGAGAGTTAAGAAGTTCAAGAGGCCACAAAGTGACCGCAAGATCTCTGTCAAG ACAAACTGGCGTAGACCGAAGGGTATTGATTCTCGTGTCCGAAGAAAGTTCAAGGGATGTACTCTAATGCCCAACATTGGCTATGGTTCTGACAAGAAGACTCGACATTTTCTTCCCAACGGTTTCAAGAAATTTGTTGTCCACAATGTCAAGGAGCTTGAAGTACTGATGATGCACAACAG GACTTACTGCGCTGAGATAGCACATAATGTGTCAAcaaggaagagaaaagagatAGTGGAGCGAGCTGCTCAGCTTGACGTTGTTGTTACGAACAAGCTTGCCAGGTTGCGCAGCCAGGAGGATGAATGA
- the LOC118057973 gene encoding vacuolar protein sorting-associated protein 29, with product MVLVLALGDLHIPHRAPDLPAKFKSMLVPGKIQHIICTGNLSIKEVHDYLKTLCPDLHITRGEYDEDTRYPETKTLTIGQFKLGLCHGHQVVPWGDLDSLAMLQRQLDVDILVTGHTHQFTAYKHEGGVVINPGSATGAYSNITYDVNPSFVLMDIDGLRVVVYVYELIDGEVKVDKIDFKKTTAATHSAH from the exons ATGGTGTTGGTATTGGCGCTGGGGGATCTACACATACCCCACAGAGCACCTGATCTCCCTGCAAAGTTCAAGTCCATGCTTGTTCCTGGCAAGATCCAGCACATCATTTGCACTGGCAATCTTTCTATCAAA GAAGTTCATGACTACTTGAAGACTCTTTGCCCTGACTTACATATCACTCGAGGTGAATATGATGAAGATACTCGATATCCAGAGACCAAAACATTAACTATTGGTCAATTCAAGTTGGGACTGTGCCATGGTCATCAG gTTGTTCCGTGGGGGGATTTGGACTCACTAGCAATGCTCCAGAGGCAGCTGGATGTGGACATACTTGTGACCGGTCATACCCATCAATTCACAGCTTACAAACACGAGGGAGGTGTTGTTATAAACCCAGGGTCTGCCACCGGTGCCTACAGCAACATTACCTATGATGTGAACCCAAGCTTTGTCCTCATGGACATTGATGGCCTACGTGTTGTGGTGTATGTTTACGAGCTCATTGATGGCGAGGTTAAAGTCGACAAGATTGATTTTAAGAAGACGACTGCCGCCACTCACTCCGCTCATTGA